The genomic DNA TGCAAAATTTCAGATTAAAGCCGGAAGATATAACAGTCGTTATCAATACTCATTTGCACTTTGACCATTGCGGTAACAATAAACTGTTTAAAAACGCGCGTTTTTATGTTCAAGCTGATGAGATACGATATGCCTATGCTCCAGACCGTTTTCAGAAAGCCGCCTATCTTCGAGAATTTTTTGATGTTGATGTAAATTATGAATTGGTTAAAGGAAAATACCGAGTAACCGACAGTGTGACAATTATGCCAACATTAGGGCACTCAATCGGTCATCAATCGGTAATAATCCAGTACGGCGCTGACAAGCTTGTTTATTGCGGCGATGCCGCACCTCTTAGAGAAAACTTGGAAAAGCGAAACATCCCCGGCGTACTTTACCGTGCAGACCAAGCTTTGAAGTCAATTGACAAACTTCGCGCTGTCAAAGATGCCATATACATTTTTTCACATGACAAAGAACGGCAGAGCCTAAAATAGAGGAATGTTTGCCTGAACGGTTTTGAATAGTAGATTCGTACACTCATAAAGGCATGAATAAGGTTTTTACTTCGAGAATTCCCCGCATTCCTCTGATTCGACCAACTAAGTCCAAAATTCTCTGATAATTTCCTTCAGCGATGAAAATTTCCAAGCAATATTTCTTTTCAATGTGCCTGTGAACGTTCTCAACAACCACATCATCGTACTCATGTCTTACCTCAGAAACGTGCCTGTCCACATCTTTTCTTGCATAGTCACATATGATCATAATGGTTGTTGCAACTCGGCCCTTCTTGAGCCAAGCGATTTCTGCTTCAGCGATTAGACTCCTAATAGCGTCTCGGAAAGCCTCAGAACGGCTATAATATCCTCTGGCTTTGGTAAACTCATCAAACTTCTTAAGAAGCTCTCCCGGAAGAGTTATGCTCACAACAGTCATTAGACACCACTTCATATTAACATAATCAGAACATAATACTAGCCGATTAATATTCCCATCCATTTTTTTAACACTATGTTAATATGATTCTTCTAGGTTGAACATGTTAAGGAAGGCAGAGGTTGAAAATGGTCCCTAGAGTCGAAGAAGGAGACTTTGAGGACAAAAAAGACAGGCGAATTTGGATTCCAATGGCTGTCGCTTTGGCATTTACAATGGTGTCTGCTGCTTTACTTGATTTTTTCGTCCAAGGTGTTCCTCTGGATTTCGTGATACCTCTGCTGAACGAACAAGCTACAGTGTCAACAATCATTTACTACACTACAATTGTCATTGCAGCCAGCTACATCGGAGTTTTGGGCTTTGAAGAACTTATTTTTGAGAGAAGATTTTCAGTGGAGTTTCTGATGGCGACGGCTGCCTTTGGTGCCATGTACTTGGCTTTCCTCTTTGAAGCCGTTACTGTCTTGTTTCTGTACTCTTTAGCGGAGTATTTTGAGGGGTACATTCAAGACAGGGCCAGAAGAACCGTTGAAAAGCTTTCGGAATTTATGCCTGACAAGGCGCGGATAATAACCGATGACGGCAAAGAGGAAAATGTAGATGTGACGGCTGTTTTGCCAGGGACAACCGTTCTTGTTAGGCCTGGGGAGAGAATTGTTCTTGACGGAGTTATAACAGATGGTGTTTCTTACGTTGATCAGTCTTTGGTGACTGGTGAATCGGCTCTTGTTTTGAAGAAGTTTGGCGACAATGCTTATGCTGGTACTTTGAACACAAGTGGTGTTCTAAAAATTTCTGTTAGCAAAAAAGCTGGAGATACACTGGTCTCGAGGATAGTGAAACTTGTTATACAATCTAGAAAAAGAAAGGCATCTATCGAAAAACTTGTTGATAGATTCGCCAAATTCTACGTTCCAATCGTTATTTCTCTTGCCCTGTTCACCGCTTTCTTCATGCCTAGCATTCTTGCTGGGTCCTTTGAAATTTGGCTATACCGTGCCTTGATACTTCTTGTGATCTCGTGTCCCAGCGCCTTCATCATATCTGTTCCAGCAACGATGTTTACCGCTGTTACGATTGCTGCGAGAAGAGGAGTTGTCATTAAGGGTGGAGTCTACGTAGAAAAAATGGATAAAATAGGGGCTGTTTTATTTGACAAAACCGGCACGTTAACTCTTGGCAAACCGGTTGTCCATTGTATTAAAGGCGTCTCTGAATTAGATGAAAAGGCTTTGATGTACGCAGCAGCACTAGAGCAGTTCTCTAATCATCCTCTTGCTCAAGCTGTCATAAAAAGCGCAGCAGACAGCAATCTTAACTTCAGAGAGCTTGATGTAACGAATGTGAAGGAGATCCCAGGTAAAGGCATAATGGGCTACGTAAACGGCACTCGAGTAATAGTGGGAAGCATGGATTTGCTGAAACAACATGGCAGTAATTGTGAGTCCGTTAGTGAAGTCTATGAGAACGAAAAGCATTCTGCAGTCTGTGTCTCTTTAGACGAAACAGCTACATCCTCAATATGTATAATTGACGACGTTCGTGAAGACGCTGTTCGAGCTGTAAAGGCTCTAAAAGAAGCAGGATTACATATAGCGATATTAACTGGAGACAAGGCTGAAATAGCTCGAGAAACCGCTGAACGTTTAGGAATTACCGACGTTTACGCTAAGCTATTTCCAGAAGACAAGTTGAAAATTATAGCCAAGACAAGAGAAAAACATGGTCTAGTAGCGATGGTAGGAGACGGCATCAATGATGCACCCGCGTTGGCAGCCTCAGATGTAGGCATTGCTATGGGCGGAGGAAAAGTAGATGTCGCCTTAGAGTCAGCGGACATAATCTTAGTCAAAGACGAACTAGCTCAAATTCCCACTTTACACAAGCTAAGCAAAATGACAGTAAGAATCGCCAAACAAAATATAGCTGTCTCCCTCGGAGTAAAACTAGTTCTCGGCGCGCTTGGACTAATGGGATTTATTCCCCTCTGGTTCACTGTAGCCTTGGGGGACGACGGCCTAACCATGCTAACGCTCTTGAATACACTTCGTCTTACAAGACTGGAGTTTTAAGATGTGCGCGCGCAGTAATACCCCAGTTGTTGGAGATATCTCCCGAACTCCGACATCACATTGAGTGTTTGTACGCGTGCGTGATATCGTGTTGATGGCTGAAGGCTACGGAAAAGGCACGGGCTACGGGTTACACTTGATAAGGAAAACATGCGAAGTGTACGGTTGGAATATTCGAGAAACGGGCAAACAAGGCAAAGGAGTCCAATTCACCATAACCATACCCCAAAAAGGTACAAACGGTAAAATGCTCTATAAACT from Candidatus Bathyarchaeota archaeon includes the following:
- a CDS encoding N-acyl homoserine lactonase family protein; this encodes MKVQLLSNGYFTLDKSFLVYSKYQGETYEAALKPMLVLSEGEKILVDTGIGELPPQYRRFHTVKRSRNQSLQMQLQNFRLKPEDITVVINTHLHFDHCGNNKLFKNARFYVQADEIRYAYAPDRFQKAAYLREFFDVDVNYELVKGKYRVTDSVTIMPTLGHSIGHQSVIIQYGADKLVYCGDAAPLRENLEKRNIPGVLYRADQALKSIDKLRAVKDAIYIFSHDKERQSLK
- a CDS encoding CopG family ribbon-helix-helix protein, with product MTVVSITLPGELLKKFDEFTKARGYYSRSEAFRDAIRSLIAEAEIAWLKKGRVATTIMIICDYARKDVDRHVSEVRHEYDDVVVENVHRHIEKKYCLEIFIAEGNYQRILDLVGRIRGMRGILEVKTLFMPL
- the cadA gene encoding cadmium-translocating P-type ATPase, giving the protein MVPRVEEGDFEDKKDRRIWIPMAVALAFTMVSAALLDFFVQGVPLDFVIPLLNEQATVSTIIYYTTIVIAASYIGVLGFEELIFERRFSVEFLMATAAFGAMYLAFLFEAVTVLFLYSLAEYFEGYIQDRARRTVEKLSEFMPDKARIITDDGKEENVDVTAVLPGTTVLVRPGERIVLDGVITDGVSYVDQSLVTGESALVLKKFGDNAYAGTLNTSGVLKISVSKKAGDTLVSRIVKLVIQSRKRKASIEKLVDRFAKFYVPIVISLALFTAFFMPSILAGSFEIWLYRALILLVISCPSAFIISVPATMFTAVTIAARRGVVIKGGVYVEKMDKIGAVLFDKTGTLTLGKPVVHCIKGVSELDEKALMYAAALEQFSNHPLAQAVIKSAADSNLNFRELDVTNVKEIPGKGIMGYVNGTRVIVGSMDLLKQHGSNCESVSEVYENEKHSAVCVSLDETATSSICIIDDVREDAVRAVKALKEAGLHIAILTGDKAEIARETAERLGITDVYAKLFPEDKLKIIAKTREKHGLVAMVGDGINDAPALAASDVGIAMGGGKVDVALESADIILVKDELAQIPTLHKLSKMTVRIAKQNIAVSLGVKLVLGALGLMGFIPLWFTVALGDDGLTMLTLLNTLRLTRLEF